From a single Silene latifolia isolate original U9 population chromosome 6, ASM4854445v1, whole genome shotgun sequence genomic region:
- the LOC141586469 gene encoding putative protein phosphatase 2C 47, protein MMAAGAEFSHPYAILESSFKNKDSNNNNNNCVSNNNSSVVLAMKDEILDDDCDHLKQTNNAKPPRHFSMVRHCMSSTVLCAASDTDQDDESVCSKAPSDENSRFQPVFRSGSCAERGPKQYMEDEHVCIDNLGRHLDACTDFPSAAFYGVFDGHGGTDAASFVCNNILKYIIEDPHFPACVESAISGAFIRADYAFADSSALDISSGTTALTALIFERTMLIANAGDCRAVLGRRGKAVELSKDHKPNCSSEKLRIEKLGGVVYDGYLNGQLSVARALGDWHMKGPKGSAFPLSAEPELEEAVLTEEDEFLLLACDGLWDVMSSQCAVSIARRELMAHNDPERCSRELVREALKRHTCDNLTVIVVCFSADPPPRIEIPCTRRRSISVEGLNLLKGVLDDIS, encoded by the exons ATGATGGCAGCAGGTGCAGAATTTTCACACCCATATGCAATTTTAGAAAGTAGCTTTAAAAACAAggatagtaataataacaataataattgtgttagtaataataatagtagtgtTGTATTAGCAATGAAAGATGAGATTTTGGATGATGATTGTGATCATTTGAAGCAAACAAACAATGCCAAACCTCCTAGGCATTTCTCCATGGTTCGACATTGTATGAGCTCCACCGTGTTATGTGCTGCGTCGGACACG GATCAGGATGATGAGTCTGTCTGCAGTAAAGCACCTTCTGACGAGAATTCTAGGTTTCAACCTGTATTTCGGTCAGGTAGCTGCGCTGAAAGAGGGCCAAAGCAATACATGGAGGATGAACATGTCTGTATTGATAATCTTGGCAGGCATCTAGATGCATGTACTGATTTCCCTTCTGCTGCATTTTATGGG GTGTTTGACGGCCATGGTGGGACCGATGCAGCCTCTTTTGTTTGTAACAACATCCTTAAGTATATAATCGAAGATCCACATTTCCCTGCTTGTGTGGAGAGTGCAATTAGCGGTGCTTTTATTAGAGCTGATTATGCATTTGCTGATTCCAGTGCTCTCGACATTTCCTCTGGCACCACTGCCCTGACTGCCCTTATATTTGAAAG GACAATGCTTATTGCAAATGCCGGTGATTGCCGTGCTGTGCTAGGGAGACGAGGCAAAGCAGTAGAACTATCCAAAGATCACAAACCAAACTGCTCATCAGAAAAACTTAGGATCGAGAAACTTGGCGGGGTGGTCTATGATGGTTATCTCAATGGTCAATTATCAGTGGCACGAGCTCTTGGGGACTGGCACATGAAGGGTCCTAAGGGGTCCGCTTTTCCATTGAGTGCTGAACCTGAGTTGGAGGAGGCAGTCTTGACCGAAGAGGACGAATTCCTTCTACTGGCTTGTGATGGCCTTTGGGACGTCATGAGCAGCCAATGTGCCGTGTCAATTGCTAGGAGAGAACTTATGGCTCACAATGACCCGGAAAGATGTTCGAGAGAACTCGTGAGGGAGGCACTTAAGCGGCACACATGCGACAATTTGACGGTCATAGTGGTTTGTTTTTCAGCCGATCCTCCCCCAAGGATTGAAATCCCGTGTACTAGGCGGAGGAGTATATCGGTTGAGGGGCTGAATCTTCTGAAAGGCGTTTTGGATGACATCTCTTGA
- the LOC141587696 gene encoding uncharacterized protein LOC141587696 yields the protein MREIKSFTLLKFWHCFIEILGKDEGAVAVNPSKSSTGRRRKKVVAVEDEVEESDVADEGIDEEAVHLGKGKRKTVTFSLGRAKGKSKGKAMEEEDEADEHEDDIETDVEKEEEVDTGKFSVELVVLLVLIFYDDPNTLVFVPKNIDVVDGAVKVAVNAWKSALEKKAVGKPTEVTKDRPLESKALKMILWRTEVGDGAKKRKGAESSMVLAKKKKEVDGHGSPRQLFNLIGMLTESQKKDVEDIGFGGLLELKTHAFYHQMVDWLLRKYDRSSRMFLFNRHVQFVLTKHDVYDAFMLPCTDKQIEAKTDQDLAKIWRERFKLWKNDGLSFEAVRQEMLALADGGADFKRLFVVFVMGTFLAPTVHNRIDFRLVKAVEDVGGIAQLDWCSLVLLRLNAAVDSWRTHDTKNVGGCLMFLQMMYFHCLTWWGEPEKTSLPLVQHWTYERLKERMAQEVAAYPHHQGFGIGIWELQTYPVSRHEAKRLYRRPTENEPASRNTPLRFVQLPLPLPDGVPTDEELQATFYDVRVRNWMTTRRNLSVVNVIHKSLMRELGAQDEGGVELQSTWNVLGEKLDALIDVEMVHSPSFSLGVDEIGAPSQRVTHANTHSRGRKTTAQPK from the exons atgagggag ATTAAATCATTTACCCTTTTGAAGTTTTGGCATTGTTTCATTGAAATTCTGG GGAAGGATGAAGGGGCGGTGGCTGTGAACCCGTCGAAATCTTCAACTGGTCGAAGAAGGAAGAAGGTTGTGGCAGTGGAGGATGAAGTCGAGGAGAGTGATGTGGCTGACGAAGGTATAGATGAGGAGGCAGTACATCTAGGTAAAGGTAAGAGGAAGACGGTGACATTTAGTTTAGGGAGAGCAAAAGgtaaaagcaagggaaaggcAATGGAGGAAGAGGACGAAGCAGATGAACATGAAGACGATATTGAGACAGATGTGGAGAAAGAGGAGGAGGTTGATACAGGCAAGTTCTCTGTTGAACTGGTTGTTTTATTAGTGTTAATTTTTTATGATGATCCTAATACCCTTGTTTTTGTCCCAAAAAATATAGACGTTGTGGATGGCGCTGTAAAGGTGGCGGTAAACGCTTGGAAAAGCGCACTGGAAAAGAAAGCGGTTGGAAAGCCAACAGAGGTAACAAAAG ATCGTCCACTAGAGTCAAAAGCCTTGAAAATGATTCTGTGGAGAACTGAGGTTGGTGATGGGGCAAAGAAACGAAAGGGAGCTGAATCTTCTATGGTGCTGGCAAA GAAAAAGAAGGAGGTGGATGGCCATGGATCACCGAGACAGTTGTTCAACTTGATTGGTATGTTAACGGAGTCTCAAAAGAAGGATGTGGAGGACATCGGCTTTGGTGGCCTACTAGAGCTGAAAACGCATGCGTTTTATCATCAAATGGTTGATTGGTTGCTACGTAAATATGATCGTAGCTCCCGGATGTTCCTCTTTAACAGGCACGTCCAATTTGTCTTAACGAAGCACGATGTCTACGATGCATTCATGTTACCTTGTACTGATAAACAGATAGAGGCGAAGACCGATCAAGATTTGGCCAAGATTTGGCGTGAGCGTTTCAAGTTGTGGAAAAACGATGGGTTATCATTTGAGGCTGTTAGGCAGGAGATGTTGGCTCTGGCTGATGGAGGAGCTGATTTCAAAAGGTTGTTTGTGGTGTTTGTTATGGGGACATTCTTGGCACCTACTGTGCACAACCGTATCGACTTTCGCCTGGTGAAAGCCGTGGAGGATGTGGGCGGCATTGCTCAGTTGGATTGGTGTTCGTTGGTGCTACTACGTCTGAACGCAGCTGTCGATTCGTGGAGGACACACGACACCAAGAACGTCGGCGGTTGTCTGATGTTCTTGCAGATGATGTACTTCCACTGCTTGACGTGGTGGGGCGAGCCGGAGAAGACTAGTCTACCACTGGTCCAACATTGGACTTACGAGCGTTTGAAGGAGAGAATGGCCCAGGAGGTGGCAGCATACCCCCATCATCAGGGATTCGGGATTGGCATTTGGGAGCTTCAGACGTATCCAGTATCAAGGCACGAAGCAAAGAGGCTTTACCGTAGGCCAACTGAAAACGAACCAGCTTCAAGGAACACTCCACTGCGGTTTGTCCAGCTACCACTACCACTACCAGACGGAGTCCCGACAGATGAGGAGTTGCAGGCCACGTTCTATGAT GTCCGCGTCCGTAATTGGATGACAACAAGGAGGAATCTTTCTGTGGTTAATGTTATCCACAAGAGCTTGATGCGGGAGTTAGGAGCCCAGGACGAGGGTGGTGTGGAGCTTCAGTCCA CGTGGAATGTTCTTGGAGAAAAGTTGGATGCCCTGATTGATGTGGAAATGGTGCATTCACCGTCCTTTTCACTTGGCGTAGATGAGATTGGCGCTCCAAGCCAGAGGGTGACCCATGCTAACACTCACAGCAGGGGAAGGAAGACTACTGCACAGCCTAAGTAG